The proteins below are encoded in one region of Candidatus Poribacteria bacterium:
- a CDS encoding decarboxylase — protein LARLEAELGVPVISSNLATCWGCLRALGHQDPIDGYGRLLSEQLGA, from the coding sequence GCTAGCACGACTGGAAGCAGAACTCGGCGTACCGGTCATCTCTAGCAACTTGGCGACATGTTGGGGTTGTTTGCGAGCCTTAGGGCATCAGGATCCGATTGATGGGTACGGGAGGCTTTTGTCGGAGCAACTCGGTGCGTAA